In a single window of the Nicotiana tomentosiformis chromosome 8, ASM39032v3, whole genome shotgun sequence genome:
- the LOC104098473 gene encoding EH domain-containing protein 1-like isoform X1, with translation MEFDTCPINRCSKKHEKIYQEWFCFADSDGDGRLTGKDATNFLAMSNLPRDHLKQVWAIADSKRQGFLGFKEFITAMQLVSLAQAGHAVTSDFLNAEVDFENLQLPSLEGLDRLLAKKKRVAKWVPDQNGSLVLPSRANWFSSSKSSKKVSSNYVTSIIDGLKKLYVKKLKPLEVTYHFSDFVSPLLANSDFDAKPMVMLLGQYSTGKTTFIKHLLRTSYPGAHIGPEPTTDRFVVVMNGPDERSVPGNTIAVQADMPFSGLTTFGTAFLSKFECSQMPHPLLENITIVDTPGVLSGEKQRTQRSYDFTGVTSWFAAKCDLILLLFDPHKLDISDEFKRVIASLQGHDDKIRVVLNKADQVDTQQLMRVYGALMWSLGKVLNTPEVTRVYIGSFNDRPINEAPTGPVGKELFEKEQDDLLSDLKNIPKKACDRRINEFVKRARAAKIHAYIISHLKKEMPAMMGKAKTQKRLIDNLEDEFVKIQKEHHLPAGDFPNVEHFREVLSGYSIDKFEKLKPKLIQAVDDMLGYDIPELLKNFRNPYD, from the exons ATGGAGTTTGATACTTGTCCCATTAATCGCTGCTCCAAAAAGCACGAGAAGATATATCAAGAATGGTTTTGTTTTGCTGATTCGG ATGGAGATGGACGTCTCACTGGAAAGGATGCCACCAACTTCCTTGCAATGTCAAACTTGCCTCGTGATCATCTCAAGCAG GTATGGGCAATTGCAGATTCCAAACGGCAAGGATTTCTCGGTTTTAAAGAGTTTATTACTGCAATGCAG TTGGTCTCTTTGGCTCAAGCTGGCCATGCAGTGACAAGTGATTTCTTAAATGCCGAAG TTGATTTTGAAAATTTGCAGCTACCTTCACTGGAAGGTCTGGATAGACTTCTTGCT AAGAAGAAGCGTGTGGCTAAATGGGTACCTGACCAGAATG GCAGTCTTGTGCTACCTTCACGAGCTAATTGGTTTTCATCATCAAAATCTTCAAAGAAG GTTTCTTCAAACTATGTCACATCAATAATTGATGGACTGAAGAAGTTGTACGTCAAGAAACTAAAGCCATTGGAAGTTACATATCACTTCAGTGATTTTGTCTCTCCTCTATTG GCAAATAGTGATTTTGATGCCAAACCAATGGTGATGCTTTTGGGTCAATACTCCACTGGAAAAACAACCTTCATTAAGCATTTACTCAGAACCAGTTATCCAG GTGCTCATATTGGACCAGAGCCTACAACAGATAGATTTGTCGTCGTCATG AACGGACCTGACGAAAGAAGTGTCCCGGGGAATACAATTGCTGTTCAAGCAGATATGCCATTTAGCGGTTTGACAACTTTTGGAACGGcatttttgtcaaagtttgagTGTTCTCAAATGCCGCATCCT CTGTTAGAGAATATCACTATTGTGGATACTCCGGGAGTTTTATCAGGGGAAAAGCAGCGAACACAAAGGAGCTATGATTTTACGGGGGTGACGTCTTGGTTTGCTGCCAAATGTGATCTCATTCTGCTATTGTTTGATCCCCACAAACTTGATATTAGCGATGAATTCAAACGTGTGATTGCATCTCTTCAAGGTCATGATGATAAGATACGAGTTGTTTTGAACAAGGCTGACCAAGTTGATACTCAACAA CTAATGAGGGTTTATGGAGCATTAATGTGGTCTTTAGGGAAAGTTCTGAATACCCCTGAAGTTACGCGTGTCTACATAGG ATCATTTAATGACAGACCTATAAATGAGGCTCCGACCGGGCCTGTGGGGAAAGAACTTTTTGAAAAGGAACAAGATGATCTCCTTTCGGACCTGAAAAACATACCAAAGAAGGCTTGTGATCGTCGT ATAAATGAATTCGTAAAACGTGCTAGAGCTGCCAAGATACATGCTTATATAATAAGTCACCTGAAAAAGGAAATGCCTGCTATGATGGGCAAAGCGAAGACACAGAAAAGACTTATCGATAACTTGGAAGATGAATTCGTAAAG ATTCAGAAAGAACATCATCTACCAGCCGGGGATTTTCCAAATGTTGAACATTTTAGAGAAGTTTTGAGTGGTTATAGCATTGACAAGTTTGAGAAGTTGAAACCTAAGTTAATACAAGCTGTTGATGACATGCTTGGTTATGACATCCctgaacttctcaaaaatttcaGGAATCCTTACGACTAA
- the LOC104098475 gene encoding uncharacterized protein isoform X1 — protein sequence MHKLKILAPPRSETTMCDKSEALLINKNKELGRSVSNEYDELRSFRTWLKWMCVDQSDPFSACLSWFVFALLAIVVPCLSHFSLACSDCDAAHSRPYDNVVQLSLSSVAALSFICLSRFVKKYGLRRFLFLDKLCDESETVRKCYTQQLNSSLKILFIFVLPCFAAECAYKIWWYSSGGTQIPFLGNVIASDIVACILELSSWLYRTVVFFLVCVLFRLICYLQVLRLQDFAQVFHVDSDVESVLREHLRIRRHLRIISHRYRAFILWALMFITASQFASLLMTTRSTADLHIYKSGELALCSVSLLAGLMILLRSATKITHKAQSVTCLAAKWHVCATIDSFDSIEGETPITRATCGQGFPECSKGSDSDDVGDEEDELDNTIFVPAYAYSTISFQKRQALVKYFENNRAGVTIYGFMLDRSSIHTIFGLELSLVLWLLGKTIGIS from the exons ATGCATAAACTCAAAATCCTAGCTCCACCTCGGTCAGAAACAACAATGTGTGACAAAAGCGAAGCTTTACTGATCAACAAGAACAAGGAGTTAGGGAGAAGTGTATCGAATGAGTACGACGAATTGAGGAGTTTTCGGACATGGCTAAAATGGATGTGTGTAGATCAATCCGATCCATTTTCAGCTTGTCTTTCTTGGTTTGTTTTTGCTCTGTTGGCTATAGTTGTGCCTTGTCTTTCTCATTTCTCTCTAGCTTGTAGCGATTGTGATGCTGCGCACAGTAGACCTTATGACAATGTTGTTCAGTTGTCGCTAAGCAGTGTTGCTGCTCTCTCTTTTATCTGTCTTTCTCGGTTTGTTAAGAAATATGGACTGAGGAGGTTCTTGTTTCTTGACAAGCTTTGTGATGAGAGTGAAACCGTCAGAAAATGCTACACACAACAGCTCAAT AGTTCACTAAAGATCCTATTCATATTTGTCCTACCATGTTTTGCTGCTGAATGCGCGTATAAGATTTGGTGGTACAGTTCAGGTGGCACACAAATCCCCTTCTTAGGCAATGTCATCGCGAGTGACATTGTCGCGTGCATTCTAGAGCTGAGTTCTTGGCTTTATAGGACGGTCGTGTTCTTTCTAGTTTGTGTCCTATTCCGGTTGATATGTTACCTTCAAGTTCTCCGACTACAAGATTTTGCTCAGGTTTTTCATGTAGATTCGGACGTTGAATCAGTGTTGAGAGAGCATCTCAGAATCAGGAGGCATTTGAGGATCATTAGCCATAGGTATCGTGCATTCATTTTGTGGGCGTTGATGTTCATTACAGCAAGCCAATTCGCGTCCCTTCTCATGACTACGCGCTCAACTGCAGATCTTCATATCTATAAAAGTGGTGAACTTGCG CTTTGCTCTGTCAGTCTTCTTGCTGGTCTCATGATACTGTTGCGAAGTGCGACCAAAATCACTCACAAGGCTCAATCTGTAACATGCCTTGCAGCCAAGTGGCATGTATGTGCAACAATAGACTCATTCGATTCGATTGAAGGTGAGACTCCAATTACTCGGGCAACCTGTGGCCAAGGTTTTCCTGAATGTTCCAAAGGATCTGATTCTGATGATGTTGGAGATGAAGAAGATGAGTTGGACAATACGATATTTGTCCCTGCTTATGCCTATAGCACAATTTCATTCCAGAAAAGACAGGCACTAG TGAAATATTTTGAGAACAACAGAGCAGGGGTAACAATTTATGGATTCATGTTGGATAGAAGTTCTATTCACACCATATTTGGATTAGAACTATCACTGGTTCTTTGGTTGCTTGGCAAAACTATTGGCATTTCTTGA
- the LOC104098475 gene encoding uncharacterized protein isoform X2 translates to MHKLKILAPPRSETTMCDKSEALLINKNKELGRSVSNEYDELRSFRTWLKWMCVDQSDPFSACLSWFVFALLAIVVPCLSHFSLACSDCDAAHSRPYDNVVQLSLSSVAALSFICLSRFVKKYGLRRFLFLDKLCDESETVRKCYTQQLNSSLKILFIFVLPCFAAECAYKIWWYSSGGTQIPFLGNVIASDIVACILELSSWLYRTVVFFLVCVLFRLICYLQVLRLQDFAQVFHVDSDVESVLREHLRIRRHLRIISHRYRAFILWALMFITASQFASLLMTTRSTADLHIYKSGELALCSVSLLAGLMILLRSATKITHKAQSVTCLAAKWHVCATIDSFDSIEGETPITRATCGQGFPECSKGSDSDDVGDEEDELDNTIFVPAYAYSTISFQKRQALAKSDIRQDQWRL, encoded by the exons ATGCATAAACTCAAAATCCTAGCTCCACCTCGGTCAGAAACAACAATGTGTGACAAAAGCGAAGCTTTACTGATCAACAAGAACAAGGAGTTAGGGAGAAGTGTATCGAATGAGTACGACGAATTGAGGAGTTTTCGGACATGGCTAAAATGGATGTGTGTAGATCAATCCGATCCATTTTCAGCTTGTCTTTCTTGGTTTGTTTTTGCTCTGTTGGCTATAGTTGTGCCTTGTCTTTCTCATTTCTCTCTAGCTTGTAGCGATTGTGATGCTGCGCACAGTAGACCTTATGACAATGTTGTTCAGTTGTCGCTAAGCAGTGTTGCTGCTCTCTCTTTTATCTGTCTTTCTCGGTTTGTTAAGAAATATGGACTGAGGAGGTTCTTGTTTCTTGACAAGCTTTGTGATGAGAGTGAAACCGTCAGAAAATGCTACACACAACAGCTCAAT AGTTCACTAAAGATCCTATTCATATTTGTCCTACCATGTTTTGCTGCTGAATGCGCGTATAAGATTTGGTGGTACAGTTCAGGTGGCACACAAATCCCCTTCTTAGGCAATGTCATCGCGAGTGACATTGTCGCGTGCATTCTAGAGCTGAGTTCTTGGCTTTATAGGACGGTCGTGTTCTTTCTAGTTTGTGTCCTATTCCGGTTGATATGTTACCTTCAAGTTCTCCGACTACAAGATTTTGCTCAGGTTTTTCATGTAGATTCGGACGTTGAATCAGTGTTGAGAGAGCATCTCAGAATCAGGAGGCATTTGAGGATCATTAGCCATAGGTATCGTGCATTCATTTTGTGGGCGTTGATGTTCATTACAGCAAGCCAATTCGCGTCCCTTCTCATGACTACGCGCTCAACTGCAGATCTTCATATCTATAAAAGTGGTGAACTTGCG CTTTGCTCTGTCAGTCTTCTTGCTGGTCTCATGATACTGTTGCGAAGTGCGACCAAAATCACTCACAAGGCTCAATCTGTAACATGCCTTGCAGCCAAGTGGCATGTATGTGCAACAATAGACTCATTCGATTCGATTGAAGGTGAGACTCCAATTACTCGGGCAACCTGTGGCCAAGGTTTTCCTGAATGTTCCAAAGGATCTGATTCTGATGATGTTGGAGATGAAGAAGATGAGTTGGACAATACGATATTTGTCCCTGCTTATGCCTATAGCACAATTTCATTCCAGAAAAGACAGGCACTAG CGAAATCAGATATCCGTCAAGATCAATggaggctctga
- the LOC104098473 gene encoding EH domain-containing protein 1-like isoform X2 has translation MQLVSLAQAGHAVTSDFLNAEVDFENLQLPSLEGLDRLLAKKKRVAKWVPDQNGSLVLPSRANWFSSSKSSKKVSSNYVTSIIDGLKKLYVKKLKPLEVTYHFSDFVSPLLANSDFDAKPMVMLLGQYSTGKTTFIKHLLRTSYPGAHIGPEPTTDRFVVVMNGPDERSVPGNTIAVQADMPFSGLTTFGTAFLSKFECSQMPHPLLENITIVDTPGVLSGEKQRTQRSYDFTGVTSWFAAKCDLILLLFDPHKLDISDEFKRVIASLQGHDDKIRVVLNKADQVDTQQLMRVYGALMWSLGKVLNTPEVTRVYIGSFNDRPINEAPTGPVGKELFEKEQDDLLSDLKNIPKKACDRRINEFVKRARAAKIHAYIISHLKKEMPAMMGKAKTQKRLIDNLEDEFVKIQKEHHLPAGDFPNVEHFREVLSGYSIDKFEKLKPKLIQAVDDMLGYDIPELLKNFRNPYD, from the exons ATGCAG TTGGTCTCTTTGGCTCAAGCTGGCCATGCAGTGACAAGTGATTTCTTAAATGCCGAAG TTGATTTTGAAAATTTGCAGCTACCTTCACTGGAAGGTCTGGATAGACTTCTTGCT AAGAAGAAGCGTGTGGCTAAATGGGTACCTGACCAGAATG GCAGTCTTGTGCTACCTTCACGAGCTAATTGGTTTTCATCATCAAAATCTTCAAAGAAG GTTTCTTCAAACTATGTCACATCAATAATTGATGGACTGAAGAAGTTGTACGTCAAGAAACTAAAGCCATTGGAAGTTACATATCACTTCAGTGATTTTGTCTCTCCTCTATTG GCAAATAGTGATTTTGATGCCAAACCAATGGTGATGCTTTTGGGTCAATACTCCACTGGAAAAACAACCTTCATTAAGCATTTACTCAGAACCAGTTATCCAG GTGCTCATATTGGACCAGAGCCTACAACAGATAGATTTGTCGTCGTCATG AACGGACCTGACGAAAGAAGTGTCCCGGGGAATACAATTGCTGTTCAAGCAGATATGCCATTTAGCGGTTTGACAACTTTTGGAACGGcatttttgtcaaagtttgagTGTTCTCAAATGCCGCATCCT CTGTTAGAGAATATCACTATTGTGGATACTCCGGGAGTTTTATCAGGGGAAAAGCAGCGAACACAAAGGAGCTATGATTTTACGGGGGTGACGTCTTGGTTTGCTGCCAAATGTGATCTCATTCTGCTATTGTTTGATCCCCACAAACTTGATATTAGCGATGAATTCAAACGTGTGATTGCATCTCTTCAAGGTCATGATGATAAGATACGAGTTGTTTTGAACAAGGCTGACCAAGTTGATACTCAACAA CTAATGAGGGTTTATGGAGCATTAATGTGGTCTTTAGGGAAAGTTCTGAATACCCCTGAAGTTACGCGTGTCTACATAGG ATCATTTAATGACAGACCTATAAATGAGGCTCCGACCGGGCCTGTGGGGAAAGAACTTTTTGAAAAGGAACAAGATGATCTCCTTTCGGACCTGAAAAACATACCAAAGAAGGCTTGTGATCGTCGT ATAAATGAATTCGTAAAACGTGCTAGAGCTGCCAAGATACATGCTTATATAATAAGTCACCTGAAAAAGGAAATGCCTGCTATGATGGGCAAAGCGAAGACACAGAAAAGACTTATCGATAACTTGGAAGATGAATTCGTAAAG ATTCAGAAAGAACATCATCTACCAGCCGGGGATTTTCCAAATGTTGAACATTTTAGAGAAGTTTTGAGTGGTTATAGCATTGACAAGTTTGAGAAGTTGAAACCTAAGTTAATACAAGCTGTTGATGACATGCTTGGTTATGACATCCctgaacttctcaaaaatttcaGGAATCCTTACGACTAA